A genome region from Rhizobium sp. NXC14 includes the following:
- the repB gene encoding plasmid partitioning protein RepB gives MARKNLLEGLADMPDENAGAPNYPMRGAGRSLVRSLDELAKQAEKFLEGEAVVDLDPDLVEASFIKDRLSEDDEDFQALVEAIRARGQDTPILVRPHARIDGRYQVVFGHRRLRAARELGRNVRAVVKVIDDRTHVIAQGQENSARADLTFIERALFARRLEELGYDREVISTALAANAASVSKMMSVMDRISPEVVQAIGPAPGVGRERWVELSLLAGKSANAANVANVLQDDNFHQLPSDKRFEALYTALNKSARPVKKTVAAKKVKWQPRDKAVQAEMKNDGKAFSLSMKARNAGRFGDFLSCRLDALYEQFLAEEGKQGD, from the coding sequence ATGGCACGAAAGAATCTGCTGGAAGGGCTGGCCGATATGCCTGATGAAAACGCAGGCGCGCCGAACTACCCGATGCGCGGGGCAGGCCGGTCGCTCGTCCGCTCGCTGGATGAGCTTGCCAAGCAGGCGGAAAAATTCCTGGAGGGCGAGGCGGTGGTCGATCTCGACCCCGATCTCGTCGAAGCGTCCTTCATCAAGGACCGCCTGTCCGAGGATGACGAGGACTTCCAAGCGCTCGTCGAAGCGATCCGCGCGCGCGGACAGGACACGCCCATCCTGGTGCGTCCCCACGCCAGGATCGACGGACGTTATCAGGTGGTCTTTGGTCACCGGCGGCTGCGCGCCGCCCGCGAACTCGGCCGCAATGTCCGTGCCGTCGTCAAGGTGATCGACGACCGGACCCACGTGATCGCCCAGGGGCAGGAGAATTCGGCCCGCGCCGACCTCACCTTCATCGAACGAGCGCTCTTCGCCCGGCGGCTGGAGGAGCTCGGCTACGACAGGGAGGTCATCTCGACAGCCCTTGCCGCCAATGCGGCTTCGGTCTCGAAGATGATGTCGGTGATGGATCGCATCTCGCCGGAGGTCGTCCAGGCAATCGGACCGGCACCCGGCGTCGGCCGCGAGCGCTGGGTGGAGCTGTCGCTGCTCGCCGGCAAATCCGCCAATGCGGCAAACGTCGCCAATGTCCTGCAGGACGACAACTTTCATCAGCTACCTTCCGACAAACGTTTTGAAGCGCTCTACACGGCACTGAACAAAAGCGCGCGACCGGTCAAGAAAACCGTCGCCGCGAAGAAGGTCAAATGGCAGCCGCGGGACAAGGCAGTCCAGGCGGAAATGAAGAATGACGGCAAGGCGTTCTCGCTCTCGATGAAGGCGAGAAATGCCGGCCGCTTCGGAGACTTTCTCTCCTGTAGGCTGGATGCGCTCTACGAGCAATTCCTCGCCGAGGAGGGCAAACAAGGAGACTGA